The sequence TTTCCGACAGATTTGAAATTGTAATATTCCTTAATAAAACGGTAACCGCGCCCGAAGTTGTTGGGGAAAAAATTCGCGCGCAAAAAAACGTAAAAGATATGATTTATTTTTCTAAGGAAGCCGTTAAAGAAAAACTTAAAAATCTGTCACAGGAAATATTAATTGCCGGAGATAACCCGTTTCCTGACACATTTTCGATAACTATTTTTCAAATCAGCATATTAAACGTTCAGGAGCTGGCTAAGCAGTTAGAGGCGATACCTGGAGTAGAAGAAATTAAATACGACAAAAGCCTTTTGGAACTGATAGAAAAAATAAAGCTTACCGCAAAAATGACTTCGGTTATCCTGCAAGTTGTGCTTACATTGTTTTTTATTGCCTTATTGGCTGGATTATTGGCAGATTACTTCACGGATAAGTACAATTTTTCTTTAAATCTTCAAAAATCGTTAATGGTTTTTATCGGTGCCTTTGCGGGTTCTGTCTTAGGGGTATTATTTATTGCGTTTTTTAAAAAAATATTTGTGCTTGATGCGGCATTTACGGTAATTCCTATGAAGTGGTATATAATGATTCTGTGTACGGGTGTTGCTGCGGGTTATTTTCAAATTACTTCGCATACTTTTAAGGAAAAACCGCGCAAAAATAGATTATGAAAAGACTCATAATTGTTCTTTGGGTTTTCTTTTTTATCGTAAACTCCGCTTTTTGCAGCGAGTACGATAAACTTTTGAAAAAATATAAGAAAGAACTGAAAACAAACAAAGAAAACCTTGAACAGATTCAAAAGAAGATAGACCAAAAAAAAGAAGAGAAAATAAAATTCGAACGGGAAGAACAGCTCATCCGTAAGGAATTAAACCGCATAGACAAGGAAATGAACAAAATATCATCGGATATCAATAAAATTCAGTCCAATATAAGAGGGACGCAGAAAAAACTGAAAAGCACTGAACTTGAAATGAATAGCGCCAAGATGCAGATAGGCCAATGGAAAGATATATTAAAAAAGGAATTAGACCAACTATACAGGAACCACTATACGATAGATTGCCTTATAGCTGACCCCTGGAAAGAACGTTTAAGTGAATATGCCTTAGAAACAAAAACCTGTCAGGTTGATCTGGCCTTTGCTAAAGAGGTTAATGCAGAAAATGTTTATAAAAAATATACCCAAATCCAGGACGAACTTAATATTCTTAACAGCCAGTTGACTGAAAAACAGGTTAAGCAGGAAAATATCCGCAGGCAGAAAGCCGAGTTATTCAACTCGACCCAAGGCAGCAGAATTGCAGCTGAAGAGGAAATAAAAAAATTGAACGAAAGCACGATAGAAATGCGTTCCTTTATAGAATCTCTTGAAAAAAAGAAAACGGAAACCACAGAATTAAAGAAGAAAGAAGAACTTGCGAAAAAAACGTTCCAGGAAAAAAAGAAAACGTTTCCCTGGCCGCTTAAGGGAGAAGTTACAGCAAAATTCGGTAAAAACAAACATGCTGAACTTAATACATACGTGATTTCTAACGGGATAAAAATCAAAGGCAAACAAGGCGATGTGGTAACAGCTATAGATTCCGGCGAAGTTGTATATGCAAAGGGTTTTCGCTCTTATGGAAACACAGTCATCATTGACCAGGGAGGAGGAATTTACACAATCTATGGCCAGCTGAGTGAAATATCTGTAGACGTCGACGCAAAAGTAAAAGCGGGCGATCCTGTCGGAAAACCTGGAAGTTCAACTAACTATACGCTATATTTTGAAATTTCTGTAAACGGACAGCCGCAAGACCCGCTGGCCTGGTTAAACGCGGCGGGTAAAACAGAGTGGTTAAGCGCGCCAAAATAAAACGGGGGGGGAAATACCCCATACGCTTCCAAGCGCGTAACATGGGGTATAAAAGGGGAAAAAAATGTGTAAGATAATCAGCAGGATTTTAATTTCATTTGTTTTGTTAGCAAATTTATCAGTATTTTCGTCTGCAGAAGCCAAGGATCAGACTTATGACCAGATAAAACTGCTTCTGGACGTCCTTACTTTAACCCAGGACAAATATGTAACTGAAGTTGATGCTCAGAAATTGATTTATTCGGCGGCCAGCGGAATGTTAAGGCCTCTGGACCCGTTTACCCAGTTTATGGAACCCAAAATTTATAAGGAAATGAAAATTGAAACTGAGGGTAAATACGGCGGCCTGGGAATCAGGATTTCCGTGCGCGACAATTGGCTGACTATAATCTCTCCTTTACCCGGCACGCCGGCCTATAAATTGGGCTTGCTTCCGGAGGATAAAATTATAAAAATTGACGGTGAAAGCACCCAGGGAATCAGCATGGAAGAAGCCATAAAAAAACTTCGCGGCGACCCCGGCACAAAAGTGAAAATTACTATAGCCAGGGAAGGCGCAAAAGACCCGGTTGATTACGACATCACCAGAGAAATAATTAAACTGGAAAGTTCCCGTTCAAAAATGTTGGATGACAAGATTGGTTATATACATTTGCTTGAGTTCAATAATAACAGCATGGATGATATGAGAAAGGGCCTGGCGGACCTTAAAGCAAAAGGCATGGACGGGCTGGTTTTTGATTTAAGGAACAATCCCGGAGGGCTGCTGGATGTTGCTGTTGAAATAGCAAAATTGTTTGTCGGAGAAAACAAAATGGTTGTTTATACCCAGGGAAGAATACCTGAAAGCTATCATGAATTCCGTGCGGGCAAGGAAGCGCCCTGGAAGGGCCTGCCCATGGTTGTGCTGATAAACCGCGGCTCTGCATCAGCTTCAGAAATTGTTTCGGGATGCCTGCAGGACCATAAAAGAGCATTGATTGTAGGCGAAAGAAGTTTTGGAAAAGCCAGCGTGCAAAGTGTAATACCGTTAAGCGACGGCTGCGCAGTAAAGATAACAACGGCAAAATATTACACTCCTTCCGGGAAGCTTATTCAGGTTGATACAGAAACCAAAAAAGGTGGAATCGACCCGGATATAAAAATTGAGGTTTCTCTAGAAAATCAGTCCAAACTGCAAATGCAGGAAGAAACAGTATACCCTGAGGGAAAAGAACCTCCGAAAGCTGCTAAAGACGAAAGGATTGAAGATACAGCGCTTAACAGGGCGGTTGAGCTTCTAAAAGCGCGTAAGATATTCATTCAGCAAAAGGAAGGATAAAATCAGTTGAAAAAGATTCTTTTTGTTTTAATCCTCATAGCTCTAGGCCTGGCTTATTTTCTGGTTAGAGAAAAAATAAATTTGCCCGGTAAAGCACAGCCGGTTAAACCGGTAAGAATAGTCAGTAAACCAAAGGGTCCTAAAATAGCCATAGTTATTGACGATATCGGCCCGGAAAATAAGAAGATTAATGAGTTCCTTGA is a genomic window of Elusimicrobiota bacterium containing:
- a CDS encoding peptidoglycan DD-metalloendopeptidase family protein: MKRLIIVLWVFFFIVNSAFCSEYDKLLKKYKKELKTNKENLEQIQKKIDQKKEEKIKFEREEQLIRKELNRIDKEMNKISSDINKIQSNIRGTQKKLKSTELEMNSAKMQIGQWKDILKKELDQLYRNHYTIDCLIADPWKERLSEYALETKTCQVDLAFAKEVNAENVYKKYTQIQDELNILNSQLTEKQVKQENIRRQKAELFNSTQGSRIAAEEEIKKLNESTIEMRSFIESLEKKKTETTELKKKEELAKKTFQEKKKTFPWPLKGEVTAKFGKNKHAELNTYVISNGIKIKGKQGDVVTAIDSGEVVYAKGFRSYGNTVIIDQGGGIYTIYGQLSEISVDVDAKVKAGDPVGKPGSSTNYTLYFEISVNGQPQDPLAWLNAAGKTEWLSAPK
- a CDS encoding S41 family peptidase, with amino-acid sequence MCKIISRILISFVLLANLSVFSSAEAKDQTYDQIKLLLDVLTLTQDKYVTEVDAQKLIYSAASGMLRPLDPFTQFMEPKIYKEMKIETEGKYGGLGIRISVRDNWLTIISPLPGTPAYKLGLLPEDKIIKIDGESTQGISMEEAIKKLRGDPGTKVKITIAREGAKDPVDYDITREIIKLESSRSKMLDDKIGYIHLLEFNNNSMDDMRKGLADLKAKGMDGLVFDLRNNPGGLLDVAVEIAKLFVGENKMVVYTQGRIPESYHEFRAGKEAPWKGLPMVVLINRGSASASEIVSGCLQDHKRALIVGERSFGKASVQSVIPLSDGCAVKITTAKYYTPSGKLIQVDTETKKGGIDPDIKIEVSLENQSKLQMQEETVYPEGKEPPKAAKDERIEDTALNRAVELLKARKIFIQQKEG
- a CDS encoding permease-like cell division protein FtsX, whose product is MPNIDSKKIIQTGVMCFVISVLIGFMVFARLNLMKYEKNLSDRFEIVIFLNKTVTAPEVVGEKIRAQKNVKDMIYFSKEAVKEKLKNLSQEILIAGDNPFPDTFSITIFQISILNVQELAKQLEAIPGVEEIKYDKSLLELIEKIKLTAKMTSVILQVVLTLFFIALLAGLLADYFTDKYNFSLNLQKSLMVFIGAFAGSVLGVLFIAFFKKIFVLDAAFTVIPMKWYIMILCTGVAAGYFQITSHTFKEKPRKNRL